The segment ACTTCAAATCAGAAGAAGGTGCCCAGTCCTGAGTTTTGTAATCAAATGGGATAAAGCCCACCTGACATCCTACTGAATCAACAAAATCACCAGTTAATCGATATGTAAAAAACCCTGAAAGAAATAAAAATTTATATGTTTTTTCCCATATTTCGGGCTGATACTGACGTATCCAGTTTGCTTCAGATTCTGTAATAAAATACTCAACTGCTTCAAGCATATTTACTACTTTCAGGCCTGCTTTTATATACCAGGGCAGCTTTACGATCGATTTATCCGCACGGCGCTGATCAAGCCACACAATGGCAGGGCGCAATGGCTTGCCGTTTTTATCTACATTAATAACGGTATCGCGCTGCGTTGTCAGGGTTACACCACGGATAGCGTCTTTTTTTACTTTCCCTTTTGCTAACAGCTTTTTTGTGGTTGTGCACAATGTTCTCCAGTAATACTCGGGGTCCTGCTCGGCCCAGCCGGGATAATTACTGAAATACGGCTCAATAGGGGTTTTTACTATATCAACAACATTACCCTGCAAATTAAATACTATGGCACGAATGGATTGAGTACCTGCATCAATTGATAATATTAGTTCATTTTTAGGCATATAGCTCACCTGTTTTAATAATAGAGTTTTTTGCCTTTGTACAACAGGGGTGCAGTATAAATCAATATAAAAAAATATTGCAATTTATTTTTCAATACCCTGTAACCTTCTTCCATTAAGGAAGATATGGATTGCCAATGCCCATCTTCTAAAAATTGATGCAACTTATCAACTATTGATACAATCTACTGCCAATAAGTGATTACATCATCTCTATCAAACATCACAAACCCCTTATAATCAGCATCTTTTTTTCGTATATACAGGTTTGTGAGATAATTATACACATCTTTTTTTATTGTACCAGGCTTGATAAAATGCTGGGCTAGCAACACCTGTATTCCTTCATGTGAAACCGGAAAATATCCTCGTGTTGCAAGCACATATCGCACTAGTGACTCAGCAACATAGAATAATGCTGTAACACATTCTCTGTAATTGTTGGCTTTGTAATTACTTATAAAGCTTATAAATTTGCTTTTAATGAGATTAAAAATATCATCTAATCCCTGCGTTGTCTCAACCATACGATATCACCTTCCAGGATTTCTTTGCCTATTGCCACCGTATGCAGGCCATTTGTATCTATAACAAGGAAATGCAAAAGTATCTCAGGTGAAACATCTATATTCCATTGCTCAATAATTTTCTCAAGTTTTTTAACATCTGATGTTTGTTCTACAACAATTGCTACATCTACATCACTGTATTCATTGCTTTGCCCTTTGCTTCGTGAGCCATATACAATAACACTTGTCACTTGATTAAAACTACTGATATACTCAACAAAGCTTGAAATTAATTGCTCCTCGTAAGGTGTTAATTTTTTGCTTCTTATCATTTATAATCCTTTACTATCTAGCATAATAATTGTGTTGTAGTGTACACAAAGTCAAGACATTTAATGGAATTGATTTTTATTTGTGTAAAAATAATATTATAACAGTACCATCTTTAAAAAAATAGTATTGCACAAATTGCTTATGCTATAGTGTAGTGTAGATTACACGAGGTGCACAATGTTTACACTCATTGAATCAAAACCAGTGGCATATAACCATTATCTGCTCACACTGCAAACAGACTGCCTTACAAGTACTCCTGGACAATTTATCAACATCAAGGTGAACACAGCTACAGACCCGCTGATACGGCGTCCATTTTCAATCTTTGACCAAACCGGCAACACATTGCAGATTGTAGTGCGTGTAGTTGGCAGAGGTACACAGCAAATTGTAAACCTTCAGCCTGGATTAATAGATTGCATTGGTCCTTTTGGCAAAGGGTTTTCAATAGTTAAAGGTAAAAAGGCGCTTTTAGTAGGTGGCGGTGTGGGAAATGCTCCATTGTATTATTTAGCAAAAATGCTTGCTGCAGTACATACGCAGGTTACATATATCTGGGGAGCTCGCTCTGAGTCTGACATTTTTATGTTAGACAGTTACAAAGAGCTATCGCACACCTGCATTGTAACCACAGATGATGGCACCTACGGCATCAAGGGTAATCCCGTTGAAGCAGCAAAAGACATCGTAAGCAAAACTGCATTTGACATTGTGTACACCTGCGGTCCCGAAATCATGATGAAACGCCTTTCACATGAGCTATCGCACTTGCCTATTGAAGCTTCGCTAGAACGTTACTTTGGCTGTGGCATTGGCCTGTGCTTTGGATGCGCAGTGGCAACTAAAGAAGGCTATAAGCGTGCCTGTGTTGACGGCCCAGTGTTTGACGCACACTCCGTGCTATGGGATGCACCATAATTATTTAAACAGGGGCGATAGTTTCTTGAAAATTTCAGTACCTGCCCTTTCTAAAATCATAAACGAAATTGTTTCCGTAGGATATACTATTGCACCTGCTTGCCTCAGTGCATGGATTGCCATTTCCCATTCATGCGTGCGGCGTGAACACACAGCATCTGATGCGATGATGACATTGTAATTATTTTTAAGCAGTGACAGCGCAGTAGTCAGCACACAGATGTGGGTTTCTATTCCACATAAAATGATATTGCTGCGCTTTATCCTTGCAACCTGCTCACGGATGGTATCGTCCTTCATGCAGTCAAATGCTAACTTATCATACGCTACCACACCTTCAAGCCTATCCATCAACTCTTTTATGGTAGGACCTAGTCCCTTGCGGTATTGCTCGGTTAGCACTATTGGCAAGCTGTACTGCTTTGCAAGTTCAATAAGAATGCCTACATTTTTAGCTACTTTCTTGCGCATCTCATATTCCATTGAGTTAAACAAGCTGTCCTGCACATCAATGATAAACAGTGCAGTGTCATCAGGTGTAATATAAAATTTTTGAATATCCATAGTAATCACCGTATTACATTATCTATAGATTCAAGTATATCTTCATCTTTTTTTTTCATTTTCTTTAAAATCTGTTCCTTTTGCTTTTCAGATACATTGATGTGAGGTAATTTTGTTGTGGGCAATGTACTGCCACTTGCACATTTGCTACACTCTTCCTGTGGCTCGGTGCCGGGTATAAAAAGCTCATCAATTACTTTTTTACAATAATATGATGGCAATAGCCCTGATTCAGCGCACACTTTTGCAGTAGTAATATTCCCATACGCAGCAAACTCCAGCACTGGCTCCTTTTGCAGTGCACAGCTCATATAATCACCCCACACCGGTGCAACAACCGCACCACCAGATTGCCCTGGCCCAAGCGACAACCCTTTGCCATCATATCCCATCCATATTCCGGTGACAAGTTGCGGGGTAAATCCTACAAACCATGCATCGCGAAAGTTACTGGTAGTACCAGTTTTGCCTGCAACAGGTCTTCCAATGGCAGCTGCCCGTCCGGTACCTGATGAAATGACTGATTGCATGAGGCTAATCACTATACGTGTTGCTTCAGGAGGCACTATCTGTATTGAGCCATCTTTTTCTTGCTCAGCAAGTTCTGCCATAATTTCTTCTTCTGGATTATAAATGATTTTGCCAGTTTTATCCTGTACATAGCGTATTGTGTATGGAATAACATTTTTTCCATTATTAGCAATAATAGCGTATGCACGCGACAACTCAAATGGACTGACCTCAAATGAACCAAGTGCAATAGAAAAATTGCGTGGAACTCTCTCTTTCAATTCATTGCGAGATATTTTCAATAATTTTGCAAAGTAATCGAGCACCGTATCAATACCTAAGGCATCAGCAATACGTACCGACACAACGTTGATGGACAACGCAAGTGCACGCCGCAGTGTCACAAGCCCGTAATATTCACCTTCGTAATTCTCGGGTATCCAGTCCCCACCTTCTAAGTCAAGATACAAAACTGGCGAATCCATAATGGTGGTGGCTGCGGTGAATTTTTTTGAATCAATTGCTGCAGTGTACAAAAGCGGTTTAATTGCCGAGCCAGCTTGCCGCCTTGACTGCATTACACGGTTAAGCTGATTGGTGCTTGTAAAATCGCTTCCGCCAACCATTGCTTCAACATAGCCATTTGTTGGATTGATTGAAATAAGGCAGCCTTCCACATTCATAAATTCCTTTTGATCCCAGCTGCCTTCAAAATACTGCTGCAAAATATCTTCTATGCTATCAAGACCTGTTATTAAGTTTAGGGCTTGCAGTTCCCACAGAAGGCCATCTTTCATATACCGGTTAAATTTGCGCTTTTCAGCTGACCCGCTTTCTTTTATTGGTGGTAGCCCAAACATCATATTCAATAAATTTACTTCATCAGCAAAGCGGTTTGATATGTACTCGTCATTGTCAAATGTCAGGCTGCGCGATATAACTGTTTGCTTTTCTACAGCCTCTTTCAACAGCTTTTGTGCACACTGCTGCTTATCAACATCTAACGTAGTGTACACAGTAAGCCCGTCTTCGTACACTGCCTTTTCACCAAACTTTGCAACTAATATACGGCGTATGTGCTCGGTAAACCACGGCGCTTTGTTCACACGCGATGACCATGCAGTCATGGTTGGTGGCAAATCGTTAATGTAGGCAAGATAATCCGGCCAAAAATCTAGATATGCCTTCTCAGCCTGTTGCACAGTGATATACCCCATATCTACCATCTTGGCAAGTGCTACTCTGTGGCGCTCCATTGAAAGGCGCGGATTTTTTAATGGCGATAGTACATTGGGAGCAGACGGCAGTGTGGCAAGCAAGCTGCATTCAGCTAAATTTAAATCCCACACATGCTTGCCAAAATAAAATTTGGCTGCTGATTCAACACCGTATGTTCCATGCCCCAAAAAAATCTGATTGAGATACATTTCCATAATCTCATTTTTTGTGTAAAACATCTCAATCATGAGCGAAATAAATGCTTCCTTTACCTTGCGGTATATGGATCGCTCCCCTGATGTAAGCAATATCTTGGCAAGCTGTTGCGTGATGGTGCTTCCACCCTGCTTAACGCGTCCCGAAACAAGGTTAACAAAAAAAGCTCTCACAATACCTTTGGGATTTATCCCAAAGTGCTCATAAAATTCATTATCTTCCATTGCAATGAATGCCTGCACAACATACGGTGGTATTCGTTTAAGAGGTACTACTTCACGCTTTTCTTTGAAAAATTCTGCTATTAGCACGTTATTCTTGTCATATATCTTTGTTGTCTGATATGGGGTGTAATGTGCAAGTGCCCTCACTTTATAAAAATCTATAATGAGAATAACAATAAATGCTATGATGGCACCCACAACAAGACCAATAAGTATCGGTCGGATGTTACCAAAGCGCAACTCCAGTGCATATATAATATCCTCAAAAAAATTAACAATGCGTGTAAAAAAATCACCTGTAGAAGAGTATGATTTTTTACTGAATGTTCTGTTCAACTGGTATCGCCGCATGATATATATACACACAGTACAACAAAATTAGTATGGAATAAACAAAGTTTAACCTTTCAAGCAAGTCAACACATTATTGCAACAATTTTTTTATTTTCATGAAACTAATGCACAGCTTAAACATTTTCTTGACACAATACAGGCAGTAGTGTACATGTTTATGGCGAAAGCTCATAGTAAAAATGCATAGGTGACTATATGATACCTTTTACTAAACTCCATGGCATTGGCAACGATTATATTTACATAAACGCTATACAACATCCAATAAAAAATCCAAAGAAACTAGCACAAGCCATGAGCAACCGCCATTTTGGGGTTGGCGCTGATGGGCTGATTTTAATTTTGCCTTCTCAAAAGGCTGATTTCAGGATGCGCATGTTCAATGCTGACGGTAGCGAAGCCGAAATGTGTGGAAATGGAATCCGTGCATTTGCAAAATATGTGTACGATCATAAATTGACAAAAAAGACACATATATCCATTGAAACATTAGCCGGCATAAAATATGTACAGTGCACTGTGAAAAAAGGCAAAGTACACACTGTCACAGTGGATATGGGGGAACCAATACTTCTGCGTGATAAAATTCCCATGATTGGCAATCCCGGAACAGTTATAGAGGAAGAAATACATGTTGACGGTGTAAAATTTGCAATCACAGCAGTTTCCATGGGTAACCCGCATGTTGTAATATATGTTGAAGACGTTAAAAATTTTCCTGTGGAAAAATACGGGCCCATGATAGAAAATCATGAGCTTTTTCCCAAACGCACCAACGTTGAATTTGTACAGATAGTCAATGAAAAGGAAGTGATACAGCGAACATGGGAGCGTGGCAGTGGCGAAACACTAGCTTGCGGCACAGGAGCCTCGGCAGTGACGGTAGCGGGAGTTCTCACCAAGAAGACAGCACGAAAATTAAAAGTCCATCTTTCAGGTGGTGACCTTACAATAGAGTGGAAAGAAAAGGACAATCATGTGTATCTGACTGGCCCTGCTGAGGAAGTATTTGAAGGAGTATGGCCGTAAGTAAAAATAATTGAGAGTGCTCTTTACCACAGATTTTTACCGTACACTCCATGTTCAAGGAGCACTACTTTAGTAATTCCCTGAATATTTCGGCTTATTGTCTGTTCTAGTGCTTTATTAAATGCCTTGAATGAATCTGGGATATACGGCACCTGTCCTTCAATTGTTCCAAGCTCACAATCTATTATGCAGGTAGTATCATAAAACCATATATGACGCACAACAATATCAACAGGGGCAATAGCCCGCGTGTTTTCAAATTCTGACCCTTCTGCAACTAATTTCACAAGCCTTCGTACTTTACCCTCATTATCTTTTGGCAATGATACCAGCCGTGTTTCCTTCAGGATTGATTTTGCATCAAGGTCAGCAACAAATATATCAATAGTATCCCGTGTATCAAGCGCAGGCAATGAAGGGTAAATGTCAAAAATGCTTTTATCAGTAAGGATTGAAATTGCAGCATAATCAATAATGCATACAATACTTATAACGAGCAATAGTATGCGGTACCGTTTTTTTGTGTCAACCGGTGGATTTGCTATCAGTGCAATACAATCCTCACAATAGCGTTTACATTTTTCAGTATACGTTCTGTACAAAAGAACTGCTTTTGCCCCAACCTTTTTTAAAACATCTGTAATTTCCTTAAACGAAAATTTATTTTTCATACTAAGTTATCCCGTAACAGTTATATTATACATACACAATGCAACATACCCTCTTTAAGCAGTAAGGTTTTGCGTTTCATAGTAATACTGCACAGTAACTATCGCACACGCTCATTTATTCAATATTGTTGTGTTGTAGGCATCAATAAAGTTCACAATGCCTTCAGTTATTCCATACGCAAGCTTTTTTTGGTAATTTTTATTGGTTAAATAACTTTTTTCCTTTGGATTGGTGATATAGCCAACTTCAACCAAAGCTGACGGCATAAGGCAACCGCGCAATACAAAAAAATCAGCCTTTTTTACACCCTTGGATTTAAATTCAGTAATATTTCTGTCAAGGCCTTTTTGAATTGCGAAAGCAAGCATTGAACTTTCCTTTTGTATCTGTGTGGTAAGCATAAGCGCTTCAATAAAATCAACATCGCTGTATCGCTTTCGCTTCTCAGGGGATTCAAACACAATGACATTATTTTCAAGCACAGCAGTTGTACGCGCCTCCTCATTGGATGGATTCTGTGATAGAAAATACGTTTCAAAACCTGAGATTTTACTTACCACTGCTGCGTTGCAGTGGACGCTAATAAATATTCCATTGACACCTTTTTTAAGTAGCCTGTTTGCAATCTCGGTGCGCTGTCCTAATTCAAGAAATTTATCCGTGGTACGGGTCATCATCACTTCAATGCCAGGCAGCTTTTTTTGAAGTTGCAGTGCAACCTCCCTTGCAATTTGTAGTGTGAGCACTTTTTCTTTGATCCCACCTTTGCCTATGGCTCCAGGATCTTTGCCTCCATGCCCTGCATCTATCACAATAAATCCAATAGCATCTTTAGTTACTGGCATTGGTGTGGTTTCTTTTTGTTTTTCTTCAACTCCCGCCACCTTTTCAATGACAATAGTATTGCCCAGTACTGAAACTACATGACTTTGCATAAGGCTTTGTATCATTGGCAACGCAATATCAAGAGGAATCATAACTTCACCCTGCACACGAGTGACAGGGTAGTCACTGCGCAATAACAAATCACCAGCCAGTGCAACTGACATGCCCACAGTGTAAATGGTAAATCGTGGACCACGCATTAGTTTGCCACGCTGCAATATTACATCAAATGACGATTGCACTGGTAGAAGCGTGCGTATGTCATATTCGGATATATATGCATAACTGGAAATATGCTTTACCGGCAGTGTGATGCTGTTGTCAGAATAACCAGGCACATACAAAAGTATAATAGCACTACCTAAAAGAATAATGACACAGCGCACCATACATTTGGCTATGTGTTGGGGATATTTCATTGGTGAGTTGTACGGTACTATCGCTTACCTGTAAAGTAAATTTTGGAATATATTCGCCAGTTAGCAACTGATGATAGAATAACCAAGAGCAAGACCACCAGCAACGAAATCTGCTGCAAAGTATATCCTGCTATGGTAGTGGAAGGGTTAATAATAAAAATTAATCCGCAGACTCCCATTACAACTACCATACATTTACCAGCAAAGCTTGGCCGTACCTGAATATCATGCTTATAAAAAAGATAAAAACCAACAATAACATGGAAAATATCGCGAATGAGGATAACAATAATCATCCACAAAGGGAATTGCCTGAAAAAATAGAGTGTGGTTGCAATAACGAAAATAACACATTTATCAGCTAGTGGGTCTAAAAATTGTCCCAACCGTGATACCTGATGAAGCATGCGTGCCAGAATGCCATCAATAAAATCAGATATTGCAATTATTATATAGACAGCAAGTGCAAGTTTACCATACCACAGCTCACCGGTTGTTTTTTCATAATACAGCGCACCCGTAACCACAGGTGCCAGAATTACCCGCACCACCGTTATTAAGTTTGACCAAGTTGCCACACGCCCTTCAAATAAATCGGTAATTTTCATTGTTGTAACCAATCATCGCCATGTAGTTGTTAATATAATCAAATCCATGCGTAAGACCGTCAAGTTAAATTCTTACAAAGATTTCCTCTTTAAAAGTTTATTGACGAAATACTATTGATTGCAGATATAACTACATTCATACTATTTTTTGGCGATAGTTACTTAAATATTGACCATTTCCTTAGCAAAAGTTGTACAAAGTTGCTGTGCAAAACTGAATGTATGAAAATATTCTCAAGCAATAGTTATTCTGAGTTCGACTCAGGATCTATTACATATTGCGTCATCACCAATCCCAATTTTTTATTGGGACAGGCTGTCATCCTGAACTCGACTCAGAATCCATTACACATTGTGTCATCCTGAACTCGATTCAGGATCTAAATGAAGAGATCCCGGACCAAGTCTGGGATGACGATGGTGTAGGATTTTTTATCAATTTTGGATAACATTAGACGTACAATTCCATTTGACGCACACGATAACAGACGATAAACTATATTGTCAAAGGAGCAATAATTCATGAAGAAGCACTATCACATATATTTTTTTATGAGTATTATTCTCATTGTAACCCAGTGTAGTAAATCAAACAATGATATTAATATTACTACCAAAACACCAAAAGCCGTTGTGATAAACGACAATACATCAGTGCGTATCGATCCACATATCTTTTCATCAAGAGTAACAACCGTTAATAAAGGCACAATAGTTACAATAATTGATATTTCAAAAGAAAAGCAGTGGGTAGGCGGTCAAATAGATCATTGGTACAAAGTTAAGCTTTCTAATTCAATAAAGGGATGGATATTTGGTTCATCACTGGCATTACAAATAGATGCATCAGATGCTGCCATTGAACGCTACGTTAACAGCCTGTGGAAAAAAGAAGCTGAAATAGTACGAAAAGATATTGCTGGCAAATGGTGGAGTGTCAACAAAAGTGGTGATTTTACCGAACATGCCCTTGAACTGTATCCTGATGGGTCTTACAAATCATACAGGAAAGGCACCAAAGGAATTGAAGGGAGTTACTCACTTAATTTTAGGACAAGTGAAGTAATTTTTTTAGATGGCACAAGTTTTGGGAAAAATCTATATTTCATTAAACGGGGCAATTCATATCAGCTTTCCGATGGATTGCAGGATACAAAACTACAATTTAAAAAAATAGCCGAATATAAAGATTCAATGCCAAATATCGCTCCTGAAACAACCGTACAGGATTCACAGGAAGGTACACTTCAAAATGATAGCACAGAAAATCCGAATCAATAAATACTGCTCATTGTGTGGATTGGGTTCACGTAGAAAAACTGAAGAAATTATAAAAAAAGGATTGATATACATCAATGGTCACCCCATGACCGACTTGTCCTATCAAGTTGATGTTGCCAACGACATTGTTATGTATAAAGGTAGGGTAATAACGCCTGTGCAGCAATATCACTATCTGGTACTCAATAAACCTAAAGGGTATGTTACCACAACAAAGGATGAGCGCAACCGCCCTACAGTATTGCAACTGATTCCCGAGCATTACAAGGCAGAAGGGACATTCCCAGTGGGCAGGCTTGATAAAGACACCCAAGGCTTGCTGCTATTTACCAATGATGGTGAGCTTGCTTATAAACTAACTCATCCACGCTTTAAAGTGCCAAAAACATACCAGGCAACGCTAGACCGCCCATTGCGTGATGACCATAAAATAGCACTAGAACATGGCATTGAACTGTATGGTACATATACACTCCCTGCAACAATTATTCCTGTCAATGATGAATGGACAATAGTTACCATAACAATCACTGAAGGGAAAAAGCGGCAGGTGCGTATGATGTTTGCAATGTTAGGATATGAGGTTTTAGACCTGATACGCATCCAATATGGACCCATTACACTTGGGAATCTGCCAAAAGGCAAATATAGGGTGCTTTCAAAACAAGAAATACAAAAATTAAAATCCGCAATCAATTAATTCCTTAATACACATTTCCTTTTTTGACGATAAAAATATTACTACACGCTATATTATCTTTATCATAGAAGGTCTTGTCATCTATGCAGAACTTTGACTTTTACTCAAATAATAAAAATCCCTATTTAGACTATAATGCCCAGGATTTTGGCGATTATACTTTACCACAGAATTATACAGCACATACCAGGTCTTTTTCGCAGAAAAAAGCACACAGGATGCTTACAATAATTATCGCACTCATAATAATGTCATTTACCGCTGGACTTGTAGTAGGCATTAAATTTGCAGGTGGCCAAAGCAAGGCAATTATTGACCCTCATACTAAAGTAGCATTACACAATGCAGCACAAAAAGCAAAAACCTTAGTGCAGCCTCAACAAAAGCCGCAATTCTCAAAATCTGAATATCCCTATGCAATTAAAATAGGAAATTATTTTACAAAGGATGAGGCCACTGCGCTGGCAGAAAAATTGAGTAAAACAGGACAGCGTATTATTGTTTCTAAAAATAAAGACCAATACACTGTATATGCAGGTCCATATACCTCACTACAAGATGCAAAAAAATCATTGAAATTAATTACTGCACAATTCAAAAATGGCAACTTTAGTAATGTTATTATACTTAAACGCTGATCTGTAATGAATGTAACAATCCGAAAAGCTACCAGCCATGATGCAGAACATATTCTGGCATTGATTTCCCCCTATGTAAAAAAGGGCATTCTTCTGCCAAGGAGCAAAGAGGAAATTGAAAACAGCAGTGATTCTTTTACAGTTGCTATCGCCCAAAAAAAAATTATAGGTGTTATCTCCCATTACAAATATAACAACAAACTTTTTGAAATACGCTCTCTGGCAGTACAAAGCAGGTATCATCACAAAGGCATTGGCAGACAGCTTGTAGAGTATGCAGTTACTGATATTCTACTGCATCATAAAGATGCAAAGATTTTTTGCCTTACCTACTCACCTACTTTTTTTAAAAAAGCAGGATTTATGACAGTTGCTAAAGAAACGCTTCCGGATAAAATATGGAAAGATTGTCAGTATTGTAAGCATAGAGACAATTGTACTGAAACTGCAATGGTGTATGTAACGCGCTCAAGGAGTTGAAAAACTATTAATAATTCCCAGTAAATCGTCTTTATACAGGTCATACCTTTCTTTAGTGGTAAAAATTCTTACACAATAGCCCCTGTTTTCTTTTACAAGCAATAATTCCAATCCTTTAAGTGATAGGCTATCCTGCGTAATAAATGAATACAGAGCCATTGTGTCATTATGTTTTAGCAACTGGCGCTCAAATGAATCAAATGCAATGGTATTCCAGTGCTGTTGCAATACAGCTATTGACTCAATAGTATCAGCAAAACGTTCTGCAACAACCGTCATGATTGCATCATATCCATTGGTTTTAGAAAACCGTATCCCCGCACGCATAACAGTGGAGGAATACTGTAATCCCTCAACTGATTTTGCCGCAATTACTTCTACACTACCCTGCAAGGTAACAATATACGGTACTTTGTCATTAAATACATACATTGTGTTATCTTCCTTGGTTAAATATAACCATGCTTCCCTTGAAATGTCAACAAAACGACTACCATGCTTGCTTTGCATATCGCGTATAAATATTGTCATATCCCTTTTAGCTTTTAATACATGCATAGAAGATTCTTTCAATGCTAAAATTGATTTTGCAATGATGATGGCCTCTTTACGTTTCCCTGCCTTCCATAAGGATTTCACTTTAGAAGTATAGTATTCAAGGCCATCTTTTGATATTGCTCTATATTCAAACTCAACTTCGTCACTGGTATATATCTTTCCGCTTTTATCTATGTAATAGGTATTGCCTTCTTTATCTTTGAGCATTGCCCACTCGGGCATCTGGGCAAACGATACTACATACACAAAAAAAAGAAATACTATGAATAGTATGGTCTTTTTCATTTTTTTATTTTATATTCTTCTCCATTTCTTAAACAACAACCCTTGACGCTATTTCAGTTGCTTTCACAGCATCCTTTGCATCTGGCTCCCAATGGCATCAATACACTATCAGCGTGCCTGCCCTTGTATATACTATAAAAAAATTTTTATTTTCATCAGATAATGTAACTTTATTGCTACTCTCGCCACAACAAACCAAACAACGATGTATATATAGTATAAGCTTATTCCAGATCCCACACCTTAAATATTCAATTAGCCTTTATTGATTTTTAAAATAGCCTGATACACGTGATACCATGCACCTATATAAAATACACCTTTTAAAATATATTTTTTAATTCTTCATTACTTATTTTAACACCTTCTACTGTGATGCTACTGTGATTATATCAACTATATATCGTGAGTCAAGAAACTTTATTGTCATAAGCATCCGGCATTACATTCTCTTCAATGCAATTATCTCTTGACAGTACGGTAATACAAAACTATATTTCTATTGCACTTTATTGTTTACATGCTGTTGAAAATAGTATAAAATGTCTTTAATAAAATTATGACAACTAATTAATGTACTCAATG is part of the Spirochaetota bacterium genome and harbors:
- a CDS encoding HEPN domain-containing protein, with protein sequence MVETTQGLDDIFNLIKSKFISFISNYKANNYRECVTALFYVAESLVRYVLATRGYFPVSHEGIQVLLAQHFIKPGTIKKDVYNYLTNLYIRKKDADYKGFVMFDRDDVITYWQ
- a CDS encoding nucleotidyltransferase domain-containing protein; its protein translation is MIRSKKLTPYEEQLISSFVEYISSFNQVTSVIVYGSRSKGQSNEYSDVDVAIVVEQTSDVKKLEKIIEQWNIDVSPEILLHFLVIDTNGLHTVAIGKEILEGDIVWLRQRRD
- a CDS encoding dihydroorotate dehydrogenase electron transfer subunit; the protein is MFTLIESKPVAYNHYLLTLQTDCLTSTPGQFINIKVNTATDPLIRRPFSIFDQTGNTLQIVVRVVGRGTQQIVNLQPGLIDCIGPFGKGFSIVKGKKALLVGGGVGNAPLYYLAKMLAAVHTQVTYIWGARSESDIFMLDSYKELSHTCIVTTDDGTYGIKGNPVEAAKDIVSKTAFDIVYTCGPEIMMKRLSHELSHLPIEASLERYFGCGIGLCFGCAVATKEGYKRACVDGPVFDAHSVLWDAP
- a CDS encoding isochorismatase family protein, which encodes MDIQKFYITPDDTALFIIDVQDSLFNSMEYEMRKKVAKNVGILIELAKQYSLPIVLTEQYRKGLGPTIKELMDRLEGVVAYDKLAFDCMKDDTIREQVARIKRSNIILCGIETHICVLTTALSLLKNNYNVIIASDAVCSRRTHEWEMAIHALRQAGAIVYPTETISFMILERAGTEIFKKLSPLFK
- a CDS encoding PBP1A family penicillin-binding protein — encoded protein: MRRYQLNRTFSKKSYSSTGDFFTRIVNFFEDIIYALELRFGNIRPILIGLVVGAIIAFIVILIIDFYKVRALAHYTPYQTTKIYDKNNVLIAEFFKEKREVVPLKRIPPYVVQAFIAMEDNEFYEHFGINPKGIVRAFFVNLVSGRVKQGGSTITQQLAKILLTSGERSIYRKVKEAFISLMIEMFYTKNEIMEMYLNQIFLGHGTYGVESAAKFYFGKHVWDLNLAECSLLATLPSAPNVLSPLKNPRLSMERHRVALAKMVDMGYITVQQAEKAYLDFWPDYLAYINDLPPTMTAWSSRVNKAPWFTEHIRRILVAKFGEKAVYEDGLTVYTTLDVDKQQCAQKLLKEAVEKQTVISRSLTFDNDEYISNRFADEVNLLNMMFGLPPIKESGSAEKRKFNRYMKDGLLWELQALNLITGLDSIEDILQQYFEGSWDQKEFMNVEGCLISINPTNGYVEAMVGGSDFTSTNQLNRVMQSRRQAGSAIKPLLYTAAIDSKKFTAATTIMDSPVLYLDLEGGDWIPENYEGEYYGLVTLRRALALSINVVSVRIADALGIDTVLDYFAKLLKISRNELKERVPRNFSIALGSFEVSPFELSRAYAIIANNGKNVIPYTIRYVQDKTGKIIYNPEEEIMAELAEQEKDGSIQIVPPEATRIVISLMQSVISSGTGRAAAIGRPVAGKTGTTSNFRDAWFVGFTPQLVTGIWMGYDGKGLSLGPGQSGGAVVAPVWGDYMSCALQKEPVLEFAAYGNITTAKVCAESGLLPSYYCKKVIDELFIPGTEPQEECSKCASGSTLPTTKLPHINVSEKQKEQILKKMKKKDEDILESIDNVIR
- the dapF gene encoding diaminopimelate epimerase, whose translation is MPFTKLHGIGNDYIYINAIQHPIKNPKKLAQAMSNRHFGVGADGLILILPSQKADFRMRMFNADGSEAEMCGNGIRAFAKYVYDHKLTKKTHISIETLAGIKYVQCTVKKGKVHTVTVDMGEPILLRDKIPMIGNPGTVIEEEIHVDGVKFAITAVSMGNPHVVIYVEDVKNFPVEKYGPMIENHELFPKRTNVEFVQIVNEKEVIQRTWERGSGETLACGTGASAVTVAGVLTKKTARKLKVHLSGGDLTIEWKEKDNHVYLTGPAEEVFEGVWP